Proteins encoded by one window of Nasonia vitripennis strain AsymCx chromosome 5, Nvit_psr_1.1, whole genome shotgun sequence:
- the LOC100122856 gene encoding ribonuclease P protein subunit p29 isoform X2, translating into MEHSSQNVCLPLPVTVTSRITTYEQREQYLLNFLKNVLPSCDIKGIDDELKKSFTFNKHKNKVAKKKPQKSPFLTIRKSILLGLNKFGKKSLRYADMLPLNSLWLEYMHHMLGIEDFTSLPTNSTNPHWENISQRLMKADYHGAKVTITRSKCPSTVGIKGLIIQDTKNTFRLLSEDDVIRTIPKVSCVFHVHLDENVHIEVFGKELCVRPAERSVKKFKNLHIPEL; encoded by the exons ATGGAACACTCATCAC AAAATGTATGTTTACCACTACCAGTGACAGTCACTAGTCGAATTACTACTTATGAACAACGAGAGCAGTATCTCCtcaatttcttgaaaaatgtGCTGCCTTCTTGCGACATCAAGGGCATTGATGATGAACTCAAAAAA TCGTTCACATTCAACAAACACAAAAATAAAGTTGCTAAAAAGAAGCCTCAAAAGTCACCATTCTTAACAATAAGGAAAAGTATCCTTCTTGGACTGAACAAATTTGGGAAAAAAAGTCTGCGCTATGCAGATATGTTACCATTAAATTCCTTATGGCTTGAATATATGCACCACATGCTCGGTATAGAAGATTTTACAAGTCTACCTACTAACTCAACAAATCCTCATTGGGAAAATATCAGTCAACGTTTGATGAAAGCTGATTACCATGGAGCAAAAGTAACTATAACACGCTCAAAGTGTCCGAGTACTGTTGGAATCAAGGGACTCATCATACAAGATACAAAAAACACTTTCAGACTTTTGAGTGAAGATGACGTGATACGAA CAATACCTAAAGTCTCCTGTGTTTTTCATGTACATTTAGACGAAAACGTACACATTGAAGTTTTTGGAAAGGAATTATGTGTACGTCCAGCTGAACGTTCTGTCAAGAAGTTTAAAAATCTTCATATACCCGAACTTTAG
- the LOC100122856 gene encoding ribonuclease P protein subunit p29 isoform X1: MEHSSQNVCLPLPVTVTSRITTYEQREQYLLNFLKNVLPSCDIKGIDDELKKSFTFNKHKNKVAKKKPQKSPFLTIRKSILLGLNKFGKKSLRYADMLPLNSLWLEYMHHMLGIEDFTSLPTNSTNPHWENISQRLMKADYHGAKVTITRSKCPSTVGIKGLIIQDTKNTFRLLSEDDVIRSKLVNALLTISKLLIVFLFVSAIPKVSCVFHVHLDENVHIEVFGKELCVRPAERSVKKFKNLHIPEL, translated from the exons ATGGAACACTCATCAC AAAATGTATGTTTACCACTACCAGTGACAGTCACTAGTCGAATTACTACTTATGAACAACGAGAGCAGTATCTCCtcaatttcttgaaaaatgtGCTGCCTTCTTGCGACATCAAGGGCATTGATGATGAACTCAAAAAA TCGTTCACATTCAACAAACACAAAAATAAAGTTGCTAAAAAGAAGCCTCAAAAGTCACCATTCTTAACAATAAGGAAAAGTATCCTTCTTGGACTGAACAAATTTGGGAAAAAAAGTCTGCGCTATGCAGATATGTTACCATTAAATTCCTTATGGCTTGAATATATGCACCACATGCTCGGTATAGAAGATTTTACAAGTCTACCTACTAACTCAACAAATCCTCATTGGGAAAATATCAGTCAACGTTTGATGAAAGCTGATTACCATGGAGCAAAAGTAACTATAACACGCTCAAAGTGTCCGAGTACTGTTGGAATCAAGGGACTCATCATACAAGATACAAAAAACACTTTCAGACTTTTGAGTGAAGATGACGTGATACGAAGTAAGTTAGTTAATGCATTGCTtacaatttctaaattattgatcgtttttctttttgtttcagCAATACCTAAAGTCTCCTGTGTTTTTCATGTACATTTAGACGAAAACGTACACATTGAAGTTTTTGGAAAGGAATTATGTGTACGTCCAGCTGAACGTTCTGTCAAGAAGTTTAAAAATCTTCATATACCCGAACTTTAG